The window CATTAGTTTGTGATGTCACAATAATAGGGACATGTATGTCTTTTATTCACTATCTTAAAGCATATGCACGAGTAGGCTTGCTCGAGCAAAGAATCTAGGAACAGAGAGACTAGGCTATTGCAGACTGTTTATCATCCTCAAGGTGTAACGCTCTAAGTAGTTTCGGCCATGACTGTGGGATTCCACCTGGTAattcaaactccaacagctTCCCACGCTTCCTGTAGAACTCCTCCACTGGTTGAGTCTGTGTGACACGAGCACAAACATGTTAAAAAAAACTGCTAAATTCTATACGAAAGTTTGAAAGAAGAACATATACCATTTTGTTGTAAACCCGGAGTCTTTCCTTGACAACTTCTTCAGTGTCATCAGCTCGGGTAATAAGCTTAGATTCACACTTAGGTGGAGGAAGAAGCGGAGGCATATACATTCTATCATCACCATCACCACCTTTGATATCAATGCATGCAACGTTATAGTTTTCACCACACTCGCTGCATATCCTTCTCCCTAAACATTTCGCTAGTAACGCCTCTTCCTTTAGCTTCAGGTTGATCACCAGATCAACATTAATTACTCCCTCCAGTATTTCCTACAAGACACACAGAGAGGATGTCATGACAAAAGGCTTCTCTGCAAGATAGTCTAAATTAAACTGCTCACTGCTTGTGTCACGGTTCTTGGAAACCCATCAAGAATGTAACCAGATTCGCCCTTCTCCTTGCCAGCTTCGAGACGCTTTGATAACAAGCTTATAATGAATTCATCAGGAACCAATTTGCCATGGTTAACAAGCTCCTTTAGCTAACACCAATTCAGACACAACAAACAAGATTATGTTTCTAAGATTATTCAGACACATATTGCATAAACAAATAAGAAAGAtcttaaatttgaaattattggCTGACCTGAGAGGAGAGGAGACCAGAGGAGGAAAGCTCTTCGCGTACGAGATCACCGGTGGCGATATGAGGAACGCCGAGGAGGGTGGAGAGACGAGAGGCGTAGGTGCCTTTACC is drawn from Brassica rapa cultivar Chiifu-401-42 chromosome A05, CAAS_Brap_v3.01, whole genome shotgun sequence and contains these coding sequences:
- the LOC103867057 gene encoding probable adenylate kinase 6, chloroplastic, translated to MAVVHRLFRLFSPFTPAKNNLSSFLIRSLSSSSPHGPSLDPEIDLKEAAAELEKSSSPSSSPSWTKGRNFHWVFLGCPGVGKGTYASRLSTLLGVPHIATGDLVREELSSSGLLSSQLKELVNHGKLVPDEFIISLLSKRLEAGKEKGESGYILDGFPRTVTQAEILEGVINVDLVINLKLKEEALLAKCLGRRICSECGENYNVACIDIKGGDGDDRMYMPPLLPPPKCESKLITRADDTEEVVKERLRVYNKMTQPVEEFYRKRGKLLEFELPGGIPQSWPKLLRALHLEDDKQSAIA